In Nicotiana tabacum cultivar K326 chromosome 19, ASM71507v2, whole genome shotgun sequence, one DNA window encodes the following:
- the LOC107824930 gene encoding uncharacterized protein LOC107824930 isoform X1, giving the protein MGSRLGRRVVNFANLPIKLLMPSSFSNITEISLKTIPSASKIEIKRVLESLYGFEVEKVQTLNMDGKKKKRGGLLIAKPDYKKAYVTLKNPLSISRDLYPIRMIEEEKKNMSKKSKSSIVEDDEPKKMHWLDEKRDTRSSSERRFSCGRDRERGGERSSDVGAAAAKFPWSSMRSYAPSWQYFASVDTYVIGHDERK; this is encoded by the exons ATGGGAAGTCGATTAGGAAGAAGAGTTGTAAACTTCGCTAATCTTCCGATTAAGCTTCTCATGCCTTCCTCTTTCTCCAACATCACTGAGATCTCCCTCAAAACCATTCCCTCTGCTTCCAAG ATTGAGATAAAGAGGGTATTGGAGTCATTGTACGgctttgaagttgaaaaggtccAAACTTTAAACATGgatggaaagaagaagaagagaggtgGACTATTAATTGCTAAACCAGACTACAAAAAAGCTTATGTTACACTTAAGAACCCTTTGTCTATATCGAGGGATCTTTATCCTATACGAATGAtcgaagaggaaaagaaaaatatgagCAAGAAATCTAAGTCTAGCATTGTTGAGGATGACGAGCCTAAGAAGATGCATTGGCTTGACGAGAAGAGAGACACGAGGAGTAGTTCAGAGAGGAGATTCAGTTGTGGTCGTGATCGTGAACGTGGTGGTGAACGTTCTTCGGATGTTGGTGCTGCAGCAGCAAAGTTCCCTTGGAGCAGTATGAGGTCTTATGCTCCTAG CTGGCAGTATTTTGCTTCTGTGGATACCTATGTGATCGGTCATGATGAGAGGAAATGA
- the LOC107824930 gene encoding uncharacterized protein LOC107824930 isoform X2 — translation MGSRLGRRVVNFANLPIKLLMPSSFSNITEISLKTIPSASKIEIKRVLESLYGFEVEKVQTLNMDGKKKKRGGLLIAKPDYKKAYVTLKNPLSISRDLYPIRMIEEEKKNMSKKSKSSIVEDDEPKKMHWLDEKRDTRSSSERRFSCGRDRERGGERSSDVGAAAAKFPWSSMRSYAPSL, via the exons ATGGGAAGTCGATTAGGAAGAAGAGTTGTAAACTTCGCTAATCTTCCGATTAAGCTTCTCATGCCTTCCTCTTTCTCCAACATCACTGAGATCTCCCTCAAAACCATTCCCTCTGCTTCCAAG ATTGAGATAAAGAGGGTATTGGAGTCATTGTACGgctttgaagttgaaaaggtccAAACTTTAAACATGgatggaaagaagaagaagagaggtgGACTATTAATTGCTAAACCAGACTACAAAAAAGCTTATGTTACACTTAAGAACCCTTTGTCTATATCGAGGGATCTTTATCCTATACGAATGAtcgaagaggaaaagaaaaatatgagCAAGAAATCTAAGTCTAGCATTGTTGAGGATGACGAGCCTAAGAAGATGCATTGGCTTGACGAGAAGAGAGACACGAGGAGTAGTTCAGAGAGGAGATTCAGTTGTGGTCGTGATCGTGAACGTGGTGGTGAACGTTCTTCGGATGTTGGTGCTGCAGCAGCAAAGTTCCCTTGGAGCAGTATGAGGTCTTATGCTCCTAG TCTGTGA
- the LOC107824930 gene encoding uncharacterized protein LOC107824930 isoform X3: MGSRLGRRVVNFANLPIKLLMPSSFSNITEISLKTIPSASKIEIKRVLESLYGFEVEKVQTLNMDGKKKKRGGLLIAKPDYKKAYVTLKNPLSISRDLYPIRMIEEEKKNMSKKSKSSIVEDDEPKKMHWLDEKRDTRSSSERRFSCGRDRERGGERSSDVGAAAAKFPWSSMRSYAPR; encoded by the exons ATGGGAAGTCGATTAGGAAGAAGAGTTGTAAACTTCGCTAATCTTCCGATTAAGCTTCTCATGCCTTCCTCTTTCTCCAACATCACTGAGATCTCCCTCAAAACCATTCCCTCTGCTTCCAAG ATTGAGATAAAGAGGGTATTGGAGTCATTGTACGgctttgaagttgaaaaggtccAAACTTTAAACATGgatggaaagaagaagaagagaggtgGACTATTAATTGCTAAACCAGACTACAAAAAAGCTTATGTTACACTTAAGAACCCTTTGTCTATATCGAGGGATCTTTATCCTATACGAATGAtcgaagaggaaaagaaaaatatgagCAAGAAATCTAAGTCTAGCATTGTTGAGGATGACGAGCCTAAGAAGATGCATTGGCTTGACGAGAAGAGAGACACGAGGAGTAGTTCAGAGAGGAGATTCAGTTGTGGTCGTGATCGTGAACGTGGTGGTGAACGTTCTTCGGATGTTGGTGCTGCAGCAGCAAAGTTCCCTTGGAGCAGTATGAGGTCTTATGCTCCTAGGTAG